Part of the Chelmon rostratus isolate fCheRos1 chromosome 10, fCheRos1.pri, whole genome shotgun sequence genome is shown below.
CTGAATGAATCACAACATCTCGTTTATTGATGATATGCTTGACTGCTTTTCCACTGTGCACAATCCATGTTTAAAACACTCAAATGCTGACTCTGCTCACTTACAGTACGACAAGAATGAATTCTGGACCATAAAAAAAGGGAGAGGGGCTGAGTTTTCATAGCACGGTACATAAATATGAGTGAgtttacatgcacaaagagatccaagtttttttttttgctacttttgCTTAAAGGCTGGTGCTGATAGGAGCAGGGTATGAGGGGCAAGGCAGAATAAACAgttttacagtacagtacttggTTTCCATCACATCACCAAAGGGAGAGAAGCAGGCAAACAGTTGCTATGCTTAGAGACAGAACTACATGGAGAGGATTTATTTAGCATGTGTACAAGTGGAGATATTGAGGGGCTGAACGTGCAGCACGGGGTCAGAGTTGAGGCCACGTGATCCCGCTCTGGCTGCGTACTCTCATCTGTTCGAGTCACaataatgagagagaggaaatgtggcGGATCAGACTCAGATTAGAGGTCTCAGAGTCCACAGACAATGACGGTAGGGAGTTATTACCAATATAGCGGAGAGAAGTATGAGGAGAGGGTCTGTAAGGTGGGAGCTGACAGTGGGAGCATCAGGTGGCCAGCCACAAGCGTACACACATCTGTGTCTTTTTAagttaaaacatcttttttttttcttcgtttcCTTACGTCGCACTATAGTTTACAAACTGTACAATACCTACTGAACTGCCGCTGTTTCCCCAGCAGGAGTGAACAGAGAGGTGGGCGCAGGTTTCTTACACTAACATTCAATACTTAATAAAACACGGGAGGGGACtcacgcgcaaacacacacatacatactttCGCACAAATGGTAAGACGGACACATAAAATTTAATGCTTCACAACACTGCCTCATAATGTACAAGAAacttcatcttttaaaaaaacaaaacaaaaacaaaacaggaaccTTCTTCAGCtacattacaaataaaacagtCCTCTCCGGCTGTTAaaaccagaaataaaatatcctaaccacacatacatacagtggCTTCATAGCATAGTCCTTCTtgtttcggtgtgtgtgtgtgttcgagagAGACcgaaggatggagagagaagaagaagtagcTGTGTGGTCATGAGGATAGGATTGAAGTGGCATAGGAAGGATTGAGTGGtcctttcaaaaaaaaaaaaaaaaaaaaaaaaaaagggagggggggaAACAAAAAGTGCCAAGGTAAAGTGAATTCAAGTAATGTGTGCTCTATACacaggagaggggtggagggaggagggagcgaGTCCTGCGGCTCCAACGCGGCCGCTACTGGCTCTTCCTGTGTTCAGTCAGGCTCGTCGACGCGTCCGCGGCCGTCTCTCCGCGGGCGGCTTTGGAGAGGAAGTCCACCCACTTGGCCTGAAGTTCTGCGTCTTGGGCACTTAAGAGCAACGTCTGCTGGGTGTGGCTGAGCCGCAGTGCGTGTTTCACCTCCGACTTCTCGCCTGCCGACGGCGGTACCACGCTCACCTCGAACCCAGGGAGAGGCACCGCCCGCGCCCCCTTGGACTCCTACAGAAATGAGTAACATGGATAAGAAGAAATCTGGCTGGTGTTTGAAAATTGGGCTTGTCTTGAATAAGCACTCtagaggggaggaggaaacaTATGGTTAATACAGCCAGAGACAGCTTGTCTCTCCAGCTGCAGAATATATTCCAGCATGTATAGCAAACCCCGTCCTCCCCTCCCCCGCTTTCTTTCTGTATAATCAGGAAACGCTCGTCCAACTCCTATTAATCCTAATCTTTGGAATGGCAGCTTTCTGCAGTGGGATTGGAATATTAGTCTTGGAAATGAAACCCGGGGAGGCTTTAACAGGCCGACTTCCCTTCTGTGCCATCCACTGTGAATGATAGAGAACCAGTCTCTGGCAAAAACGCTTTCCAAACATGATTGCTTTGGGAATTTCATTTTAAGCAATCATGTAAACCACTGCTTATATGCATCTCTCCTTGGGATGTTCCGAGCAGATTTACCGCTACGCACGGAGCCAAGATTTCAAGGAACGACTGTAAATCCACACACTCGCTTCGTCTGGTCAGCGCAAACTGAAAGCCAGTCGCGCGGTGTGGCGGCGGCGTCGCCGACAGCGGCAGCTATACCTGAGGTCATATTCAGGACAACCAAATCCTCCTGGCCCAAATCTACAGAGCACAGACAGTGCACAGACAGGCTGGCACAGGCAGGATTGGATAGATCtgatttacacacactcactgatgtGCACAGGCGTTACACTGCACAGATGTCCTGCTTCGAAAGACGGAAGCAGGCAGGATGTATAGAAAGGCCAGACGGGTGTAGCAAGAGGATTGTGTTATACAAGAGATGACTGAAGCACACTGGTTATGTTGCCATGTGAGGCAACGTGTGCcgtgtttgttttctggacaATACAACATAACAATGGaagtactgtacatgtattGTAAGTAATTCAGAGTACATAACTACTTCAAATATATAAAAGCACATGAAAAGGTGGTGTATTTTGTAAttaacagcagcatcacagcacatgaacaaacacacataccttcagagtgtgtgtgcgtgtgtgttgaaCTCTTACCTGTCCACTGCTCTGCAAGTACAGCACCAGCGGCTCAGCCTTGGTCACAGCCACCCACATCTTGCTCCAGCTCTTCCCTTTCTCCTGCACTTGAAGGTGGCCACAAAGCAGGCAGTTCTCCCCCGATAAAGATGTCTGTCTCTAAAAAAAGACGCCATAATATAgaaatatgaattaaaaaaatgtaaaatatactGCATATAAAACACCTGAATAAAGCTGAGATAACTGCAGAACTAACTGAGAACAGAATACCGGACTGTTTCCCACACAAATGACAggtgctgtaaaaaaaaataacatttatcatgatcattattattgatttgAATTAGCTTGTGACTGAAATCCATCTGCATCATATTTTGGGGATTTGATGAGCAACTGACAGCGCAGATCTTCCAGTGTTCAGCATTACGCAACAACAATGTAGGACACAGTGAGATTTGCACATGGACAGGTGTTCAAGCTCCTGCTGCCCCTTGTGGAATCCTTGTGTGGCCTACAGCTCCCTCATGTGGTGACTATTCTCACTGCagaggagcttttttttttttatcccaccCTTGGGATCTTGACTTGCCTGAATGAACCGAAAGATTCCTACAAGACGTTCAACaacaaatatgaataatatgCATGTTGGCTTCAGTATTCCCAGAGTGGACTGTACATTCATCCACAACgtcccagacagacagacagacagacagacgcagacaCCTGAAGCAGCCAGACTGTTGAGTCAGCTGAGACGGCTGGTCCTCCTTAAGCTGAGACCTGATTATAATATTACTCATCAAAGACGGATTAGTTGATCTTTCAGCATGAATCTGTGTTAGTTCATAAatgcacgtgtgtttgtgtgtgtgtgcagtgatttCAGACAACACAGTGACTTTAGTATTCAGCAGAGATGGTGCACTGGACTTAATAAGCACAATGCAGTGattctctctttgcttttgttgccaGCAGTGCGGTCTGGCTGCTGAACTCTGGTTGACACCGACTCTCCCTATACTGGGAGACGTGGATCTCATTGGACCGGCAGGAATTGAGGCAGAAAAATAAACTATTATGCACATGCTGCTAAATGTttctcagcgtgtgtgtgttcttgtttctgtttgtgtgcctcACCTCTGGCGCAGCTTTCCTCTTCTGTTCACTAACGCCTAGactctccaggctgaggctggCTTCGAAACACTCCGGGCACACTCGGCTCGTTTTGTTGTCCAAGGTCTTTGAACACTTTGCACAGATGGCCTgcagaaggacagagagagagagagagagagagagagagggagagagagagagacggcatTGAGAGGCTGCTCAGTTCTTAACATTTAGTCTGAAAGAAATTCTCCACTTGTTCCCTTGacttctctctctccgtccctTCACTCCTACATCCTATCACACAGTGCCCAGATTTCTCTTGTTCCATCTGTGCTCACCGCTCCACAGGACTTGCAGTGGTGTTTGCGCTTGGTGAAGTTGAAGCTCTCGCTGCAGCCTTTACACGtttgcttctctttctcctttttcctgGAACTCTTCTGgaaaataaattagaaaaaaaaaacacaatgtgtcATGTGTCAAGGTCTTTAGTCTGTTCAGTTTCAGCACAACTGAAGCAAAAGGAATGCATGTCTGACGGCTCGTGTTCCACTTCTCCTTTCTActaacaaagacacagacacccacacagacacactatcCTTCTCTAAAAGACAACTAAACTGATCAGATGGAGGCGTCTGCAGCAGTGCAGGCTGTCAGGTTGTTATTATCGAGGCATTGTGGGATGAAGAGTGAAattcatctctttttttatgCAGATAACATGAGAGCTTTCTGTCCATTTGCAGCAACGAGGACTAAACTGCTTTTcctattttaaaaatgaaagaagcagATGGAGCCCTTGCTATTGTCAACCCAGAGTTATTATCATCACCACAATGATTCAGCCTGTGGTCAATGTACCTTTCAGGATAACCACAAAAACCTTGGTCACAGCACAAGCTCATAGAACAGCTCAttgcttttattgattttacaaAGAACATTGAATATTATAGAGTAAGGTCgctccaaaaaaagaaaagaggcatTTGTGTAGTTTCaagttttctgttttactgtaaagcCCGTACACACAATGGTTCACCCACACTGGGTTTCAGTTAATCTAATAATATCATTTTCTCTTATAGTGCAGTCAGCGTGGACATTTACTCTCCTGCTGTGTTCAAAAGTAAGTTGCACAGGAAATAGTCTGGGTTGTGTTGCTAGGATAACCTGCAGGAGTTAGCATGGCTAGTGGGCAAATGTGTCTTGTAAAGCTCCACAAACAGATGAATGGCAAGCGACTGACCACACCATCAGGACAGCTAGCTGCATAAAAACTGAGACGGAGTGACGTCTCCTTCGCTCTCTTGTTAGTTAATCTTCTTGCACCTTGTGAGGCGGGACAGCTTACCTATGATCATTCTTAGTATCCCAGCAAAACTATGGCCAacttcaacctgagcagagcTCTAATCAGCCAACCAGTGATTTGAAACAGCTGTGCAGGTGTGAGAGGCCTTTAAAACCTTCACCCAGAGCAGGCATAGGTGTCATGAAAGAAACAGGTAATAAATGCCAGGTGTACTAGCAACTCGCATCAACTAGGTTGATGATGTGTACTGGACAACACGtacacatcaaaacacatcaaactaaCGCTCTTATCATGTTAACAACTTAGAAGCTTTTGACCTGTTCAAGGAGGGTTTATATCTGCTAATGAGATGTTTTATCTTTCCTCTATTGCACTAGCGTAGCGTAGGCCTGTGACATCATAAGACCACTATCTGCTCCTGATGATGGTTTTCCATGAAACACCCAGAGGCCCCAGACCCTCGGGGGGCCTGAAGTTTTGTAGTACTGTCTGCACAATTAAAGAACACTAGCATTATTACCCTACTAAAATTTTAGTTTTAAGAATTATTTCAGTTAAGATTGCATTTACATGTTCCCAAATAAATTTCTCAATCAAATTACAAGCTTATTACTAACTAAAACATACATAATGCACAACCAGTTGGAGAAATTGGTGAGTCATTAAAGGTTCACAGCTAATTTGTGTCCTAGGTTCCCCTTGAGGGTTAATGCTTTAGGGCACTGAATTGTTGAAATGACATCCCCAGAGACATAATTATTATAATCTAATAACACACCAGCATGCCAGCTGAAAAAAAGTGTCATTTCTCTGTCTATAAAATAGTGTCTTACCCTTTCATGCAGTCTTTCACCATCTGAGTCAATGGACGTGTTGCACCAGGGACCCTGAGGAGAAGTGAAAACACATACTGAGCTCTGGCAGCTTCTGCCTGCAGTTAAACATCTTCACCACTGGGTGTCAGTCTACAACTTCTGATCTAGTCCCTGCGGCACATTACGTTTGGCCAGTGTCCAGCCTCAGGAAGTACAAAGTGGGTCAAAGCAGGTCCATAAGAGTTTTGTATACACTTTGACTTGGGCTTTCCCTATTAGGTCATGAGAGAGATCTGGGAGAAGAGACTCACAGACGTCTACAGGAGCAACTgtcagggaaagaaaagaaagagcttcTTCATGCGCGTGTTTTGTGTATATGGTCCCACCACGTCCATAGATGGAGAGCTGTGCGGACTGACAAAGACCAGGCTATGACGAACTTCTTTAGTGTACCACTAGCTTGCCACAATTCATCGCACAGGGTGACGCCACCAACTGACTGATCGGtgaactgactgactgagggagagagggactGACCGGTGACTCAGGGACGTGGTCGTCTTCCCGGGAGAAGGAGCTGTTGAAGGCTTTGTTGAACGTTTCGCTGTTTTGCTTGTGCCGTTCGATGGTGGCCAGGATCACCTGAGAGGCGGTAGAGATTTAGAGGGccgaggtggaggagggatggagagatcACAGAGCGAAGTGAGGGAGAAACGGGAAGAAAGTCGGGTTATTGATCAGACATGgcatttgaatgcatttatttgtcatgAGATGACAGAGTATGCTTAACTGCAGCACGATGTAAAAGTGCCCGAGCTTATATTTAGTATCTTACAGAGTTTTTTACTTAGCTTAAAAAGATTAAAGTGACTAAAGTGAAAAGGAGAAGATGATCGGAGGTAGAAAGCCACCTTTCCTTTGCTGCCTGACTGAGGAACAAACTGTCTGTGGCGAGCTGTCTGGCCTTAGCATGCACTGAATGGATGACAACATCATTGACGTCACAGCTCAAGAGACCCGCCTGACAAGTAGTGTGCAAAAACCTTTCCTACCCTCTTCAAGACTaacaacacacataaaaccTTCCAGCCCCCCTCTGTTATACGCCCACCCTCTCTTCCAGCctgcaaaatgttttaatcagctTTACTCTGCTGTAATAGGCTAAATGAGCAATAATGAGGGGCTTTATTAGAGAATATAATTCCCAAACACACTGAATGAGTGTGGGGAGGAAATCTTTACTAATTCTATTCTCTAATGAAGCAGAACTACGAAAGGCACAGGCCAAAAATACTGCATGAGAGACAGACACTGTATGTGCATATGCGCGTGGGTGCGTTGGTGCAGTActacatgtatgcatgtgtgtgatccTTGCCTGAATCCAgtcttctttctcctcagctGTCCTGTAAAGCAAATGAAAGATCATGAGATTATTTTGCCGTAACAAATGATCACAATGACATGGCTAGCACCAAGTGTTCAGATAAGACAATATGCATCCTAtcctagctagctaactagctaagcTGGTTTGTGAGCTTGagatatttaataaaataaacagttaaTTGTTTGATTCAGAGTTAAGTCTACAgggttttattttaaacatgtttctcaaagaaagacaaacactaaggtttaaaaacacacagcagtttcTCTTGCAAACAGGGGCTAGCTAGCTTGAAGCTGAGTCAACCTGCTAGGAGGCAGGGGACAATACAActattttgaaatgaataaatttaTTGAATTCAGTAAAGAATTAAtttattgaattgaatttacataaaatatgtatataaattCATGATAATTAGTGCAgtaataatggtaataatgatttcataatttatttatttagggcTATggctatgttttttttttaatatgatgtATACAACTTCAGGGGTTCCATATCAATAAACTGTATTATACAGTagaacacattttcacatctcaGTTCAGAGTCTACAGTTTTTCTCTGGCACTTGGTTCATATGTCCTTACCTGGCTTGCAGCTCCAGTGAACGCTGCTTGCCGATGATGGCGAACGTGTGAGGAAGGTTCTGCTTCACGTTCTCCTGCACCTGAGGTCAAGAAACAGAGGGCATTCAATTTGCAGCCACCAGAATGAATAAAAAGccggaggagaaaacaaaagactgagatCTAGCGGACTGAGAAGCAGAGCCGCACCTCCATGCCAGCAATGTCGATCCTCTCTCTGACGCTGAACTTCTGTCCCATCAGTCTGAGTTTAGGCACGCAGTATAGCACCATATTGTTGAACTAGATCAGAGATAGAAAAACGTCACATTATCACATGAGCAAACATCTTTCTCTAAGTGGGATATTTCTCTAATTTAACATGGGTCCTCTCACCAAGTAGAGGTATCGGTCTTGTGCTGTTCCATTTTTGGCTGACATCTTCTTGATATGTCCTTCTTTGATGAGCTCGTTGGCTGGGTTAACGATGTCCTCTTCCCCTCCAAGCCTCTCGTAAACCTCCAACAGCTTGTGCATCTTCTCCTGTAAACATTAGGCAACGGGAGGATGAGGAAAGCAGAGGCAGACCAGACACTTCAGAGTGAGAAGGCAGATGGAGCTATaagccaaactccaacagagGGGGGTTATTTTGTTATCAGCAAagactcattcattcatgcatggGTTTTCCATTAAGGCAGAAAGCAGGTATcacatttctttattgattCCAAAACACATTTGTCTGCGTCAGTTGTTTGAAGGTTGAGAGAAATGCAAGCAACATGGccagacagaggaaagaggtgAAGAGGATGAGTGTTAAAAAGTCAGTCAGGCTTCCTCAAGCTTGAGGCAGGAAACAGCAACTTCCTGTCTTCTTGTCTGTACTAATTCAGCTCGTTTACTCCCTCAGACTAACACTTGCAGCAATGTTGCTGACTGACAGTACAGCATCAGCAACTCTTCGATTGGGTAATATGCTGGCTGGCTTTTATAACAAGACAGCGGGCGAGTGTTGAAACGGGTTTGGAAAGAGATGacgacaaaaacaaagcagaggatTAAAGTACAGTGTTGAGCAAAGTCTTACCATTTTCCTGATTGCTGCATTGGAATGATTAGCTGCTGTAGAGATTAGCTCCAGTGCCTCTGCAACAAACAATCACACATACAAATGTGGACATGTCAGCATGTGATCCAGAAATCACAACGATAAGATTATGTCTGAGTAAAAGTGGAAAAACTGCTATAAATTGAGCATATTTGTTgctcactggaaaaaaaaaatgaattgacaAGGGTGTGACAGTTGGTGTATTACACAAATGTAACAagatcaaacatgcacagtctTAACTTAAAATGCACTGTACCCATTAGGCTGGCTTTTAGCCACTAGAGAGCCTTGCACTAATGCCTGCGAGCACCTGAGCCTGCCATCTTAATCATGGCCTACATAAACAGAAGAGACACACGGCCGGGGGAAACGAGGCCAAAACAACTGTGATTAACAGCTTTTCGGCTGGAGTGGATGACAGAAAACCTTCCACAGAGCCCAAACAACACAGTGCGGTGAAGATAACACTCAGGTAAATGGACCCAGGGATGTGGGAGGACATCAGATCATGTCGTGAAACATTGGTGTTAGGTTGTATTCTGTCTCTACAAGGCAGCAGATGAAGCTACACAAAGAGCACTGTATAACAAGAGGCTCTAGAGCTGCCAAATGTCCTGCTGTCATCTCCACTATAGAGTAAACTGACTGGTTATCATATTGAGGCCATTTCTGAGGCTAATGTGCTTGTCTGCACATAACATTGTTTCTTATGGAAGAAATCTTAATTTATTCAGATGCAAATAAAGCAAATTCTTTcaacaacacaaatattttgTGCAAAACACACTTGCATTTCCTTTGCCAGGCAAAAACCGAGGGTTTAATGCAGTTTATTCCAGTTTTAAGAAAGTCAGTTTCTGGAATTTAACCTCTATCTAATCTGGAACATGTGACATTAAGTTCCACTGTATTCATTATATATGTGTTATAATATAATGTAGTACCACACTTCAGAAATCCAAACATGCGATGATATGCATCATGGAGCCAAACAATGACTCATAGGATCACTAAATCTCATGAACCGGCTCCTGAACGAGGTTTGAGCCGGGCAAAGTAAAagtggagcagcagggagagatATCCACAGAGATGTTCTCAAACAAGATGTGTTCACATGCAACAAGGTGAAGTGCGTCTTTGGCTCCATCTGACTTCTACCAGGTGTAACCGGTTGTTTTAGGACCCAAATGTAGTCTCAGCAGAACCCGGAGATAGTCTTTACCAGCTTTAATCTCAGACTTggcaaacacagagaagcagccaCCCAGTTTAGATTTAAGTCTGTCTGTATCTTCGCTGCTGCAGAGCACCATGTGAGCAGAGATCACTCACGCACTCCAATGGAGTTTTTCGCAATGTTTGGTgaacaaaacaccaaacaatcaCTGGCAGTTAAAAATCCAGGAAATTCAGGGCAAAACTCTTAGTCAGAGACAGAAGGCTGAGGTGTGAATCgggaagcaggagaggagacgCTGTCAAAGGCAGACATGTACGGCAACGGGACATCAGTCCAATAAACAATGCTGGAGAGTCTTGCATGAAGATGAAGAACAATCTGGCATTGAGTGAGTGTGGGGAGCAGCTTAAATACTGGGCTGATTGGgaatgaggatcaggtgagtaTCCGGTGGGCGCGGCTGGCAAGGGGAGTGACGGAGGAAAAGTACTGGCTGGGCAGATGAGCAGATGAATGAGATGGCAGCAGGTAAGATACAGGACACCGTGACACCAGGAGCTCCAGTTTCATTCATCTCCAGACCCACtactttctccttcttctcctcctgccctTGTGCAGTCAAGGTGCCATATGACTCAGGATAACCGGAAATGTTCATTTGTGCATTATCAACTCGAGTGGACGTGTCTTTGCCTCACCAGCGCTCTATGGAATGTGAATCTGCGTCACTTCACCTCCTTTCAGGTCTTTCCACTGACCTTTTTGTGTCATGCCAACTCTAATTATTGCTTCACTTTTAGCTGAATGGCAGCACTCACATTTGCAATGGAGATTTAGTTCACCCAGATATTTGGTCTTTATCTGACTGCAGGCGCTGTCATAGCCACAACCTTTTCTCCTATTTACTTTAACATGGACGATGATTGGCTTGTAAAACAGGATCACTGTCTATCATCAATCAGCCTAATTGTTTTTAACAGCATACACCCATGATACCATCATATGCACCTTGGTGATCAGAGCAATTTCAGGTGAAAGATTCAATTAAATGACGTATAGTGTGAGCTGAAGTAAAACAGGTtagcaggaagacagaaaactTTAACTTTCTCTGCAACCtgcagcggtgtgtgtgtgtgttacagtaaaaacagaggGTTTAAGGTCTCACTCTCTGCGTCTTTTCGGTCCAGAGCGTCCTCAGGCAGCTTCTTCAGATAGTCTTTGAGCAACAGCTCGTAGCGAGGAATCCTCTGGACCGGCTCCAGCATGTGGTGCTGCAACGTCAGGTTCCcacacacatcctgtttctGAAGgttcaaacacaaaaagacacattttaaccCGTTCATTGTGAAGACACAATTTGTAGTTCAAAGAGGGACAAACTAACGCAATAAAATAGAAAGCTGCTTCTAAAACTGCTTAGAATGAGAAAACGGTGAAGTAAATCTTCTGctaacacaaacaaagcacGGGACACCTACTTGTATGTTCTGGACGACACTCTTGAACTGTGAAGACCGCTGTGTCCAGGTGTTGACCAGGTCCATGGCTCGGTCAAAGTTCTTCACATACTCTCCATACATCTTCATGAACGGAGCCAGTTTCTGGAGGATGTCTCCGATACGAGGGTTGGAGTCCctacagcaaacacaac
Proteins encoded:
- the fgd gene encoding faciogenital dysplasia, which codes for MQGVSATDLPASSLQYQCGSVDYLCSPRLVKKGPTPRPCHDRPAIKPRPQPSTSPRQPTAQKPQVPPKPAHLLALGQDKKPKRIPPAPSRPLPAPPPPPKPKPSLPPPGLGAQPQREAQKVGLLIERFENSKVPILGVLPRSQLHLCLRMDTASDIASSCDQDTTAKVTGDSSPVDKLALVTSERTDEVSELSRLASVHIDGSADAPLDDCAEDDIAHSVGCLDEVEREEGSSHELLDNPDSSEQNGKIPNRDSGIDSPSCAAEGEVFPNEDAIDEEDHYDSVTETESVSCCVTLGNKRDSTQDEDSDLDEGSSGEIHSLTDTQPGFLADAPSEAHKCSETQKLLNIAKELLHTEEAYVKRLNLLDQVFCTKLTEAGIPQDVITGIFSNISSIYCFHDKFLLPELKTRITGEWDSNPRIGDILQKLAPFMKMYGEYVKNFDRAMDLVNTWTQRSSQFKSVVQNIQKQDVCGNLTLQHHMLEPVQRIPRYELLLKDYLKKLPEDALDRKDAEKALELISTAANHSNAAIRKMEKMHKLLEVYERLGGEEDIVNPANELIKEGHIKKMSAKNGTAQDRYLYLFNNMVLYCVPKLRLMGQKFSVRERIDIAGMEVQENVKQNLPHTFAIIGKQRSLELQARTAEEKEDWIQVILATIERHKQNSETFNKAFNSSFSREDDHVPESPGPWCNTSIDSDGERLHERKSSRKKEKEKQTCKGCSESFNFTKRKHHCKSCGAAICAKCSKTLDNKTSRVCPECFEASLSLESLGVSEQKRKAAPERQTSLSGENCLLCGHLQVQEKGKSWSKMWVAVTKAEPLVLYLQSSGQESKGARAVPLPGFEVSVVPPSAGEKSEVKHALRLSHTQQTLLLSAQDAELQAKWVDFLSKAARGETAADASTSLTEHRKSQ